A single genomic interval of Candidatus Atribacteria bacterium ADurb.Bin276 harbors:
- the spoVS_2 gene encoding Stage V sporulation protein S: MELLKISSKTRPAALAGALAGVIREHGKAEMQAVGAGAVNQAVKAIAIARGYLAPSGVDLVCIPAFVDVKIDDNEKTAIRFIVLPG, translated from the coding sequence ATGGAGCTTCTCAAGATCTCTTCCAAAACAAGACCAGCAGCATTAGCGGGGGCTCTGGCAGGGGTAATAAGGGAACATGGGAAGGCAGAGATGCAGGCTGTTGGAGCAGGAGCGGTTAATCAGGCGGTAAAAGCGATAGCTATTGCTAGGGGTTATCTTGCACCAAGCGGTGTAGATCTGGTTTGTATTCCAGCCTTTGTTGATGTTAAAATTGATGACAATGAGAAAACTGCAATAAGATTCATAGTTCTTCCTGGATAG
- the mutT4 gene encoding putative mutator protein MutT4, with protein MTITYVQACGGIVRKIEGQNQYILLIRKKNSPLWTLPKGHQENDESEQETAIREVQEETGYCCRIEKKAGEIQFQYQKNDQNFCERVNYFIMIPKNNLNAFDTGEVEEVHWAEIREAQSLLFYQNEKNLIQNIIQEKI; from the coding sequence GTGACCATAACATATGTTCAAGCCTGTGGCGGGATAGTAAGGAAAATCGAAGGGCAAAACCAATATATACTCCTCATTAGAAAAAAGAACTCCCCGTTATGGACGCTTCCCAAGGGCCATCAGGAAAACGATGAGTCGGAACAAGAAACTGCAATTCGTGAAGTACAAGAAGAAACCGGCTATTGTTGTAGAATTGAAAAAAAAGCCGGTGAAATACAATTCCAATACCAAAAAAATGATCAGAACTTCTGTGAAAGAGTTAATTATTTTATCATGATACCGAAAAATAACCTAAACGCTTTTGATACTGGAGAAGTCGAAGAAGTTCACTGGGCAGAAATTAGAGAAGCTCAAAGTCTCCTTTTTTATCAAAATGAAAAAAATCTTATTCAAAATATAATCCAGGAAAAGATTTAA